A single Blattabacterium sp. (Mastotermes darwiniensis) str. MADAR DNA region contains:
- the tuf gene encoding elongation factor Tu has product MAKEKFKRDKPHLNIGTTGHVDHGKTTLTAAITKVLSEMGLAEEKSFDAIDNAPEEKARGITINTSHVEYETNKRHYAHVDCPGHADYIKNMITGAAQMDGTILVVAATDGPMPQTREHILLARQVGVPKIVVFMNKVDQVDDPELLELVEMEIRELLSKYEYEGDKIPIVQGSALGALNGDKKWVKKIQELMNILDEYIPEPVREMDKPFLMPIEDVFTITGRGTVATGRIESGIINTGDLVDIVGLAEIKLSSTVTGVEMFRKILDKGQAGDNVGLLLRGIDKKDIRRGMVIGKPGSITPHKKFRAEVYILTKEEGGRHTPFHDKYRPQFYLRTTDVTGVIHLLGGVEMVMPGDNISMEVDLHQPVALNENLRFAIREGGKTVGAGQVIKIMDG; this is encoded by the coding sequence ATGGCAAAAGAAAAATTTAAACGTGACAAACCACATTTGAATATAGGGACCACAGGTCATGTGGATCATGGAAAAACGACTTTAACAGCAGCTATTACAAAAGTATTATCAGAAATGGGATTGGCAGAGGAAAAAAGTTTTGATGCAATTGATAATGCTCCAGAAGAGAAGGCTAGAGGAATTACCATAAATACTTCTCATGTAGAGTATGAAACGAATAAACGACATTATGCCCATGTCGATTGTCCAGGACATGCCGATTATATTAAAAATATGATTACTGGAGCAGCTCAAATGGATGGAACTATTTTGGTAGTGGCTGCTACAGATGGTCCTATGCCTCAAACCAGGGAGCACATTTTATTGGCACGTCAAGTAGGAGTTCCTAAAATAGTTGTTTTTATGAATAAAGTAGATCAAGTAGATGATCCAGAATTATTAGAATTGGTGGAAATGGAAATACGAGAATTGCTTTCTAAATATGAATATGAAGGGGATAAGATTCCTATTGTACAAGGATCCGCTTTAGGAGCTTTGAATGGAGATAAAAAATGGGTTAAAAAAATTCAGGAACTTATGAATATTTTAGATGAATATATTCCAGAACCAGTTCGTGAAATGGATAAACCATTTTTAATGCCTATAGAAGATGTATTTACCATAACTGGTAGGGGAACTGTAGCTACAGGACGTATTGAAAGTGGAATTATAAATACAGGAGATTTGGTAGATATTGTAGGTCTTGCAGAAATCAAACTATCATCCACAGTCACGGGAGTGGAAATGTTTCGTAAAATTTTGGATAAAGGTCAAGCAGGTGATAATGTAGGATTGCTATTACGTGGAATAGATAAAAAAGATATCAGACGTGGAATGGTCATAGGAAAACCAGGATCTATAACCCCTCACAAAAAATTTAGAGCTGAGGTGTATATACTTACAAAAGAGGAAGGAGGTAGGCATACTCCTTTTCATGATAAATATCGTCCTCAATTTTATTTGAGAACTACAGATGTTACTGGGGTGATTCATTTATTAGGAGGAGTAGAGATGGTTATGCCGGGGGATAATATTTCTATGGAAGTAGATTTACATCAGCCAGTTGCTTTGAATGAAAACTTACGTTTTGCTATTCGTGAAGGAGGAAAAACGGTTGGAGCAGGACAAGTTATTAAAATTATGGATGGATGA
- a CDS encoding lipoprotein signal peptidase, whose translation MILFIDQILKIYIKTHFELGSGFSIFPFFWILFIENPGMAYGIHLAPGYFGKILLSVFRFIFVLFLFFFIYKNVKNKSSNYLMVPVVFILSGAIGNLLDSIFYGLLFDTGTVYNREDHKWIAYSGISKIRSWKSFVSGVGGYASFMEGCVVDMFYFPIIDFYIPYCIPLFGGYNFKFFRPVFNLSDFVIFIGFILLLIFKKKIKHVKIL comes from the coding sequence ATCATTCTATTTATAGATCAGATCTTAAAAATTTATATAAAAACTCATTTTGAACTTGGAAGTGGCTTTTCCATATTTCCCTTTTTTTGGATTTTATTTATAGAAAATCCTGGAATGGCTTATGGAATTCATCTTGCTCCTGGATATTTTGGAAAAATTTTATTAAGTGTTTTTCGTTTTATTTTTGTTTTATTTTTATTTTTTTTTATTTATAAAAATGTAAAAAATAAATCTTCGAATTATTTGATGGTTCCTGTTGTTTTTATCCTCTCAGGAGCTATAGGCAATCTTTTGGATAGTATTTTTTATGGTTTATTATTTGATACAGGAACCGTTTATAATAGAGAAGATCATAAATGGATCGCCTATTCAGGAATTTCTAAGATACGTTCTTGGAAAAGTTTTGTTAGTGGAGTTGGTGGATATGCTTCCTTTATGGAAGGATGCGTAGTAGATATGTTTTATTTTCCTATAATTGATTTTTATATTCCCTATTGTATTCCACTTTTTGGGGGTTATAATTTTAAATTCTTTAGACCTGTTTTTAATTTATCCGATTTTGTAATATTTATTGGTTTTATTTTATTGTTAATTTTTAAAAAAAAGATTAAACATGTAAAGATTTTATAA
- the ileS gene encoding isoleucine--tRNA ligase, producing MSKRFKEYKKLDLKEIYREIDKFWKKNKIFQKSFQSRNIFSKNKKYSCYVLYEGPPSLNGQPGIHHTVSRTIKDIFCRYHTLKGKKVIRKSGWDTHGLPIELNVEKKIGITKNDIGKSISIEKYNRICKCFVNDSMKKWMEFTEKMGYWLDLEKPFITYNTKYIESVWWLIKKLYHKKILYPDYTIQPYSPSAGTGLSYHELNMPGTYKKVKQIAPILKFKTKKKTLPKEIQEFSGNTYLIVWTTTPWTIPSNTALAIGSNIDYVLVRTYCSYSFSKENIIFAEKLIHKILLPNKFYPVSNNYELDQLNIEKKDNKIPYFIAYKFKGNKLIKSRYEQLLPWFKPYKKEENAFQVVEGHFVNEMEGTGIVHIAPTFGIDDSTVARRNKIPSMLVLNKENIPVPLVDMQGRFLDSYPHGFGGKYVKNDFDPKRNTKSVSVDQEIVSFLEKEKKVFQVEMYTHFYPHCWRTEKPIIYYPLESWFIQTTKSKEKLIFLNKEINWYPKFIGKKRFYSWLKNIKDWNLSRTRYWGTPLPIWRTKDGKEELVIGSIKELILEIKKSIEYGFMSHNILENFIPDDMKDENYEKIDLHRPFIDQIVLVSSRGIPMKREPYLIDVWFDSGAMPYAQFHYPFENKEYIDQCLFFPSDFIAEGIDQTRGWFFTLHTISSLLFNSVAYKNVVSTGLVLDKKGHKMSKSKGNTINPFDLIEHYGPDAIRWYIVFNSEPWENLKFDIKGIHIGINKFFGTLYNVYSFFVLYANIDGFSYQEEDCSLENYTELDLWILSELNTMIKIVDESYSDYNPTKAARTILFFVLEKLSNWYVRLCRRRFWKEEYTKNKISAYQILYKCLITISKLLSPIAPFFSEKLYIDLNSITRKENFESIHLTSFPDFNSSLVNEDLEKRMLLVQKITTMVFSIRKKNGIKIRQPLQRLLILIHDEKIRLGLQQKTYDILKQEINVKNIEFTDPHKYLKLVKHIQPNYRSLGPRFGNKTKEISEIIKKFSQENIQEIELKKKYIFSFQGEKIALFLKDVKITTEFIGNWSILFDNELTIALDLEITSFLWEEGLIREIIRHIQKLRKKCKYKVIDKIFLYINAIQKIQSIIHKNKEFICQETLSVDLVLEENIKRKGIKVDFEKDSIYILIRRE from the coding sequence ATGTCAAAAAGGTTTAAAGAATACAAAAAATTGGATCTCAAAGAGATTTATAGAGAAATAGATAAATTTTGGAAAAAAAACAAAATATTTCAAAAAAGTTTTCAATCTAGAAATATTTTTAGTAAAAATAAAAAATATAGTTGTTATGTTTTGTATGAAGGGCCTCCTTCTTTAAATGGTCAACCTGGAATACATCATACAGTATCCAGAACGATAAAAGATATATTTTGTAGATATCATACTCTTAAAGGAAAAAAAGTTATTAGAAAATCTGGATGGGATACTCATGGATTACCTATTGAATTAAATGTAGAAAAAAAAATAGGAATTACTAAAAACGATATAGGAAAAAGTATTAGCATAGAAAAGTATAATAGAATTTGTAAATGTTTTGTTAATGATTCTATGAAAAAATGGATGGAATTTACGGAAAAAATGGGGTATTGGCTGGATTTAGAAAAACCATTCATTACATACAATACAAAATATATAGAGAGTGTATGGTGGTTGATAAAAAAACTATATCATAAAAAAATTCTTTATCCCGATTATACCATTCAACCCTATTCCCCTTCCGCAGGAACAGGATTAAGTTATCATGAATTGAATATGCCAGGTACCTATAAGAAGGTAAAACAAATAGCTCCTATTTTAAAATTTAAAACTAAAAAAAAAACTTTACCAAAAGAGATTCAAGAATTTTCAGGGAATACATATTTAATTGTTTGGACTACAACTCCTTGGACTATTCCATCCAATACAGCATTAGCTATTGGATCTAACATAGATTATGTTTTAGTTAGAACTTATTGTTCCTATTCTTTTTCAAAGGAAAATATTATTTTTGCTGAAAAATTGATTCATAAAATATTATTGCCAAATAAATTTTATCCCGTATCTAATAATTATGAATTGGATCAATTAAATATTGAAAAGAAAGATAATAAAATCCCTTATTTTATTGCATATAAATTTAAAGGAAATAAACTCATTAAAAGCCGATACGAACAATTATTGCCTTGGTTTAAACCTTATAAAAAAGAAGAAAACGCTTTTCAAGTTGTAGAAGGTCATTTTGTAAATGAAATGGAAGGAACTGGAATTGTTCATATAGCTCCTACATTTGGTATCGATGATTCAACGGTAGCTAGAAGAAATAAAATCCCATCTATGTTGGTATTAAACAAAGAAAATATTCCTGTTCCTCTAGTGGATATGCAAGGGAGATTTTTGGATAGTTATCCTCATGGATTTGGGGGAAAATACGTAAAAAATGATTTCGATCCAAAAAGAAATACAAAATCCGTTTCAGTCGATCAAGAGATTGTTTCTTTTCTTGAAAAAGAAAAAAAAGTTTTCCAAGTAGAAATGTATACACATTTTTATCCACACTGTTGGAGGACTGAGAAACCAATTATTTATTATCCTTTAGAATCATGGTTCATCCAAACAACAAAATCAAAAGAAAAATTAATTTTTTTGAATAAAGAAATCAATTGGTATCCTAAATTTATAGGAAAAAAACGTTTTTATTCCTGGTTAAAAAATATAAAAGATTGGAATTTATCACGTACTAGATATTGGGGGACTCCTTTACCAATTTGGAGAACAAAAGATGGAAAAGAAGAATTAGTTATAGGATCAATTAAAGAATTGATTCTAGAAATTAAAAAGTCTATTGAATATGGATTTATGTCTCATAATATTTTGGAAAATTTTATTCCTGATGATATGAAAGATGAAAATTATGAAAAAATCGATTTACATCGACCTTTTATAGACCAAATTGTATTGGTTTCTAGTAGAGGAATTCCAATGAAAAGAGAGCCTTATTTAATAGATGTATGGTTTGATTCTGGAGCTATGCCATATGCTCAATTTCATTATCCATTTGAGAATAAGGAATATATTGATCAATGTCTATTTTTTCCTTCAGATTTTATTGCAGAAGGAATAGATCAAACAAGAGGGTGGTTTTTTACCTTGCATACTATCAGTTCTTTATTGTTTAATTCTGTAGCATATAAAAATGTTGTATCTACCGGTTTGGTTTTGGATAAAAAAGGACATAAAATGTCTAAAAGTAAAGGAAATACTATAAACCCTTTTGATTTAATAGAGCATTATGGACCTGATGCAATACGTTGGTATATTGTATTTAATTCTGAACCTTGGGAAAATTTAAAATTCGACATCAAAGGAATTCATATAGGAATCAATAAATTTTTTGGGACACTTTATAATGTTTATTCTTTTTTTGTTTTGTATGCTAATATAGATGGTTTTTCTTATCAAGAAGAGGATTGTTCTTTAGAAAATTATACAGAATTAGATCTTTGGATCCTTTCTGAATTAAATACGATGATTAAAATAGTGGATGAATCCTATTCAGATTACAATCCCACCAAAGCTGCTCGTACTATTTTATTTTTTGTATTAGAAAAGTTAAGTAATTGGTACGTAAGGTTATGTCGTAGAAGATTTTGGAAAGAAGAATATACAAAAAATAAAATTTCGGCATATCAAATACTTTATAAATGTTTGATTACTATTTCCAAATTATTATCTCCTATTGCTCCATTTTTTTCTGAAAAATTGTATATAGATCTCAATTCTATTACAAGAAAAGAGAACTTTGAAAGCATTCATTTGACTAGTTTTCCAGATTTTAATTCTAGTTTGGTCAATGAAGATTTAGAAAAACGTATGCTTTTAGTTCAAAAGATTACTACTATGGTTTTCTCTATAAGAAAAAAAAATGGGATAAAGATTCGTCAACCTCTGCAAAGATTGCTCATTTTGATTCATGATGAAAAAATACGTTTGGGATTACAACAAAAAACATATGATATTCTTAAACAAGAAATCAATGTAAAAAACATTGAATTTACGGATCCTCACAAATATTTAAAATTAGTAAAACATATTCAACCAAATTATAGATCTTTGGGTCCTAGATTTGGAAATAAAACCAAGGAAATATCTGAAATAATAAAAAAATTTTCTCAGGAGAATATTCAAGAAATAGAACTAAAAAAAAAATATATTTTTTCTTTTCAAGGAGAAAAAATCGCACTTTTTTTAAAAGATGTTAAAATTACTACTGAATTCATTGGGAATTGGTCTATCCTATTCGATAATGAATTGACTATAGCTTTAGATTTGGAAATTACGAGTTTTCTTTGGGAAGAAGGTTTGATAAGAGAAATAATTAGACATATACAAAAATTGAGAAAAAAGTGTAAATACAAGGTGATTGATAAAATATTCTTATATATAAACGCTATTCAAAAAATACAATCTATCATCCATAAGAACAAAGAGTTTATTTGTCAAGAAACTCTTTCTGTAGATCTTGTATTGGAAGAAAATATAAAAAGAAAAGGAATTAAGGTAGATTTTGAAAAAGATTCAATATACATATTGATTAGAAGAGAATAA